In one Oryza glaberrima chromosome 2, OglaRS2, whole genome shotgun sequence genomic region, the following are encoded:
- the LOC127762761 gene encoding ammonium transporter 3 member 3 has product MAAGAIPMAYQTTPSSPDWLNKGDNAWQMTSATLVGLQSMPGLVILYGSIVKKKWAINSAFMALYAFAAVWICWVVWAYNMSFGDRLLPFWGKARPALGQSFLVAQSELTATAIRYHNGSAEAPMLKPMYPVATMVYFQCMFASITIIILAGSLLGRMNIKAWMAFVPLWITFSYTVCAFSLWGGGFLFQWGVIDYSGGYVIHLSSGIAGLTAAYWVGPRSASDRERFPPNNILLVLAGAGLLWLGWTGFNGGDPYSANIDSSMAVLNTHICASTSLLVWTILDVFFFGKPSVIGAVQGMITGLVCITPGAGLVQGWAAIVMGILSGSIPWYTMMVLHKKWSFMQRIDDTLGVFHTHAVAGFLGGATTGLFAEPILCSLFLSIPDSKGAFYGGPGGSQFGKQIAGALFVTAWNIVITSIICVIISLILPLRIADQELLIGDDAVHGEEAYAIWAEGELNDMTHHNESTHSGVSVGVTQNV; this is encoded by the exons ATGGCGGCTGGAGCGATTCCAATGGCGTACCAGACCACTCCGTCATCGCCAGACTGGCTGAACAAGGGCGACAACGCATGGCAGATGACATCGGCGACCCTCGTCGGCCTGCAGAGCATGCCAGGGCTGGTGATCCTGTACGGCAGCATTGTCAAGAAGAAGTGGGCTATCAACTCGGCGTTCATGGCGCTGTATGCCTTCGCTGCTGTCTGGATCTGCTGGGTTGTCTGGGCATACAACATGTCGTTCGGCGACCGCCTCCTGCCATTCTGGGGTAAGGCACGGCCAGCACTCGGGCAGAGCTTCCTCGTGGCGCAGTCTGAGCTCACTGCTACCGCTATTCGCTACCACAATGGGTCAGCTGAGGCGCCCATGCTCAAGCCGATGTACCCAGTCGCCACCATGGTGTACTTCCAGTGCATGTTTGCGagcatcaccatcatcatcctCGCAGGCTCACTGCTTGGGCGCATGAACATCAAGGCGTGGATGGCCTTTGTGCCGCTCTGGATCACCTTCTCTTACACGGTCTGCGCCTTCTCGCTCTGGGGCGGCGGCTTCCTCTTCCAGTGGGGTGTCATAGACTACTCTGGTGGCTATGTCATCCATCTCTCTTCTGGCATCGCAGGCCTCACTGCTGCCTACTGG GTTGGACCAAGGTCAGCATCAGATAGGGAGAGATTTCCGCCCAACAACATACTGCTGGTGCTAGCAGGGGCGGGGCTGCTGTGGCTTGGGTGGACAGGTTTCAATGGAGGAGACCCATATTCAGCCAATATTGATTCATCCATGGCAGTGCTCAACACACATATCTGCGCATCCACCAGCCTACTCGTGTGGACAATCCTGGATGTCTTCTTCTTCGGGAAGCCATCGGTAATTGGCGCGGTGCAGGGCATGATCACTGGCCTGGTATGCATCACCCCTGGTGCAG GCCTGGTGCAAGGTTGGGCAGCTATTGTGATGGGAATTCTCTCTGGTAGCATTCCATGGTACACCATGATGGTGCTGCACAAGAAATGGTCATTCATGCAGAGGATTGATGACACGCTTGGTGTCTTCCACACCCATGCGGTGGCTGGGTTCCTTGGTGGCGCCACCACTGGACTCTTCGCCGAGCCCATCCTATGCAGTCTCTTCCTATCTATCCCAGATTCTAAAGGTGCATTCTACGGTGGCCCCGGTGGATCACAGTTCGGGAAGCAGATTGCTGGCGCACTATTTGTCACTGCCTGGAATATTGTTATCACCTCCATCATCTGTGTCATCATCAGCCTAATCCTGCCCCTCCGTATAGCTGATCAAGAACTGCTTATTGGAGATGATGCTGTACACGGTGAGGAGGCATATGCTATCTGGGCAGAGGGAGAGCTCAATGACATGACCCACCACAATGAGAGCACACATAGTGGTGTCTCTGTAGGAGTGACACAGAATGTTTGA
- the LOC127762760 gene encoding protein FAR1-RELATED SEQUENCE 5-like → MVNTDGEGGCEGGGGDPMCVDDNAIVAVEMGVGVDQGIGSQHDDAGGDRVMEGQGAVTNSGDEMGMRAYGDEAETEEAATVHGSKEGTEELLRKVVYSEEAAYKLYCDYGHRMGFSIRKGKQSYFTGTKRIRTKDYFCSKEGLKEGERLTDANFNDPHTRTNCKAMVRFRVNNHGEWKVIRLVSDHNHNLARPEERHLLRSARSLIAGRSSSVETSKQDSLSCYISMARTLAIGNADLQNLVRHLKSRANEDGMFYWDVQIDRGGRMTNFFWRDGRSRIDFDCFGDVVVFDATYRLNKHNLICAPFVGVNHHWQNTMYGCALLADESMSSFVWLFKSFLEAMGNRHPRSIFTNQDQVMSKAIEEVFPNTCHRISRWHIQKNAASRLGTLNGSKAFNKLFTKCMQGCDSEAEFEETWAGMLREFKLEDNKWLKKLYKLKQKWCGALNKHTFDGGVEYEPQCDSLSNIFNCIAEKFTSPSTIVVVVDKLTEDWREKEIDEDTRCSQKPPACIIKHSDILNHAAKVYTHRIYKLFETYFLDGCGATKFKELHCEDNNRFQFEMTMQGRGSRVCTVHFDMMTMQLNCSCSKFETMGLLCPHALKALSIKNVCSIPETYILKRWTKGAKKCVFNPKQYESSYQECMDDEAAYCSHVMRYAYDLVTKSQGNEELRKSLWETLESGEKELEKYLENVTQYALSYAT, encoded by the coding sequence ATGGTGAACACTGACGGTGAAGGTGGCTGTGAAGGCGGGGGTGGAGATCCGATGTGTGTTGACGATAATGCTATCGTCGCAGTTGAGATGGGCGTTGGTGTAGATCAAGGAATTGGGTCGCAGCATGACGATGCTGGTGGCGACAGGGTCATGGAAGGACAAGGGGCGGTTACTAACTCTGGTGATGAAATGGGGATGAGGGCGTATGGTGATGAAGCCGAGACTGAAGAGGCAGCAACGGTTCATGGCAGCAAGGAGGGCACCGAGGAACTACTCCGCAAGGTAGTGTACAGCGAGGAGGCGGCGTACAAGCTGTACTGTGACTATGGGCACCGCATGGGGTTCAGTATCCGAAAGGGGAAGCAGTCCTACTTTACTGGCACGAAAAGGATCAGGACCAAGGATTACTTCTGCTCCAAGGAAGGCCTGAAGGAAGGGGAGAGGCTTACTGATGCAAACTTCAATGACCCACATACTAGGACGAATTGCAAGGCCATGGTTCGCTTCAGAGTGAATAACCACGGGGAGTGGAAGGTTATCCGGCTGGTCTCTGATCACAACCACAACTTGGCAAGACCTGAAGAACGACATCTTTTACGGTCTGCAAGATCACTTATAGCAGGGAGGTCAAGTTCTGTAGAGACGTCAAAGCAAGATTCACTCTCATGCTACATTAGTATGGCACGGACACTTGCCATAGGGAATGCAGATTTGCAGAACCTTGTAAGACACCTTAAGAGCAGGGCAAATGAAGATGGTATGTTCTATTGGGATGTTCAAATAGACCGAGGCGGTCGGATGACTAATTTTTTCTGGCGTGATGGCAGGAGCAGGATTGACTTTGACTGTTTTGGTGATGTTGTTGTGTTTGATGCAACTTATCGCTTAAACAAACATAATTTGATATGTGCTCCGTTTGTTGGTGTGAACCACCATTGGCAGAACACCATGTATGGCTGTGCTCTATTAGCTGACGAGTCTATGTCATCTTTTGTGTGGCTATTTAAATCTTTCTTGGAGGCAATGGGCAATCGGCATCCTCGCTCTATTTTTACCAATCAAGATCAAGTTATGTCAAAGGCAATTGAGGAAGTATTTCCAAATACATGCCATCGCATCTCTCGCTGGCACATACAAAAGAATGCTGCTTCTCGTCTTGGTACACTTAATGGTTCCAAAGCATTTAATAAGCTGTTCACCAAGTGTATGCAGGGATGTGACTCAGAAGCTGAGTTTGAGGAAACATGGGCTGGGATGCTCAGAGAGTTTAAGTTGGAGGATAACAAATGGCTTAAGAAACTTTATAAACTCAAGCAGAAGTGGTGTGGTGCTCTCAACAAACACACTTTTGATGGTGGGGTTGAATATGAGCCACAATGTGACAGTCTGAGTAACATCTTTAACTGCATTGCCGAGAAATTTACCTCTCCGTCTacaattgttgttgttgtggacAAGTTGACTGAAGATTGGCGTGAAAAAGAGATCGATGAAGACACGCGGTGCAGCCAAAAGCCTCCTGCTTGTATTATAAAGCACAGTGATATTTTGAATCATGCAGCAAAAGTTTATACACACAGAATCTACAAGTTGTTTGAGACGTATTTTCTTGATGGATGTGGAGCCACAAAATTCAAGGAGCTTCATTGCGAAGACAATAACAGATTTCAATTTGAGATGACAATGCAAGGGCGAGGATCAAGAGTCTGCACAGTTCATTTTGATATGATGACAATGCAACTCAATTGCAGCTGTAGTAAGTTTGAAACAATGGGTTTGCTTTGTCCACATGCTCTTAAAGCTCTTAGCATCAAGAATGTGTGCAGTATTCCAGAAACCTATATACTGAAGAGGTGGACCAAAGGTGCTAAGAAGTGTGTTTTTAATCCAAAGCAATATGAATCATCCTATCAAGAATGTATGGATGATGAAGCTGCATACTGCAGCCATGTTATGCGCTATGCTTATGACCTTGTTACAAAAAGTCAAGGAAACGAGGAATTGAGGAAATCACTTTGGGAGACTCTTGAGAGTGGAGAAAAGGAATTGGAAAAATATCTAGAAAATGTTACCCAGTATGCACTTTCCTATGCCACTTGA
- the LOC127762913 gene encoding serine/threonine-protein kinase SAPK6 has protein sequence MEKYELLKDIGSGNFGVARLMRNRETKELVAMKYIPRGLKIDENVAREIINHRSLRHPNIIRFKEVVLTPTHLAIVMEYAAGGELFDRICSAGRFSEDESRYFFQQLICGVSYCHFMQICHRDLKLENTLLDGSPAPRLKICDFGYSKSSLLHSKPKSTVGTPAYIAPEVLSRREYDGKMADVWSCGVTLYVMLVGAYPFEDPDDPKNFRKTIGRIVSIQYKIPEYVHISQDCRQLLSRIFVANPAKRITIREIRNHPWFMKNLPRELTEAAQAKYYKKDNSAPTFSDQTVDEIMKIVQEAKTPPPSSTPVAGFGWTEEEEQEDGKNPDDDEGDRDEEEGEEGDSEDEYTKQVKQAHASCDLQKS, from the exons ATGGAGAAGTACGAGCTGCTCAAGGACATCGGGTCGGGCAACTTCGGTGTGGCGCGGCTGATGCGGAACAGGGAGACCAAGGAGCTCGTCGCCATGAAGTACATACCGCGTGGCCTCAAG ATTGACGAGAATGTGGCGAGGGAGATCATAAACCACCGCTCGCTGCGGCACCCAAACATCATCCGGTTCAAGGAG gTCGTGCTCACGCCTACCCACCTCGCGATCGTCATGGAgtacgccgccggcggcgagctgttcGACCGGATCTGCAGCGCCGGGAGATTCAGCGAGGACGAG TCGAGGTATTTCTTCCAGCAACTAATTTGCGGCGTCAGCTACTGCCACTTCATG CAAATTTGCCACCGGGATTTGAAGCTGGAGAACACGCTGCTGGATGGCAGCCCTGCGCCGCGCCTCAAGATCTGCGACTTTGGCTACTCCAAG TCATCACTGCTGCACTCAAAGCCGAAGTCGACGGTCGGGACTCCCGCGTACATCGCTCCGGAGGTGCTCTCTCGCCGGGAGTATGACGGCAAG ATGGCAGATGTATGGTCTTGTGGGGTGACCCTTTATGTGATGCTCGTCGGTGCTTACCCTTTTGAGGACCCCGATGATCCCAAGAATTTCAGAAAAACAATCGGG AGAATCGTATCAATTCAGTACAAAATACCAGAGTACGTCCATATATCCCAAGATTGTAGACAACTCCTCTCTCGAATCTTTGTCGCGAATCCTGCAAAG AGAATAACAATAAGAGAGATCAGAAACCACCCTTGGTTTATGAAGAACTTGCCGCGGGAGCTTACAGAAGCGGCGCAAGCGAAGTACTACAAGAAGGACAACAGTGCCCCTACATTCTCGGATCAGACCGTCGACGAGATCATGAAGATTGTACAAGAGGCAAAGACACCACCTCCATCGTCAACTCCAGTGGCCGGTTTCGGTTGGACCGAGGAAGAAGAGCAGGAGGACGGTAAGAatcccgacgacgacgagggagacagggatgaggaggagggcgaggaagGCGATAGTGAGGACGAGTACACCAAGCAGGTGAAGCAAGCCCATGCCAGCTGTGACTTGCAGAAGAGCTGA
- the LOC127763506 gene encoding uncharacterized protein LOC127763506 gives MKKEFPGQAPTSRLHSEMDAAAAGGGGAAKRKRSFSEDDAYLILHRYQPATILTMLQEMGKQVGAGKGIDWRALVRRTSTGITSAREYQMLWRHLAYGHEFVESVEPASLPLDDGSDLECEIEIVPAPGNEALAEATSFAKTIITGSSREQTSGQRVNSEAAALNTPNEKIVRVPSDKQLVPGHRLTNGTGPVSSSKQPSHTGSSPDPLDPNGHPKKKKKPKPWSREEDMELGAGVQKHGEGNWMEILHKYKFDSSRTHLQLQQRWALICKRQGSTKPATPKIPNVMSEELKAAQKAFSLAIGTTRSSTLRPGGVPHHNPMVTTMTPEVKSVTAPSPLPVPVHVVPVPVPVQPVQVQLPPPQLHQAPAQSAPPPPKVSNASNKSRNNSKKQVAQSIPVNGPLSIQEAALAAGGRIAEPSVATNFLKAAQSTKAVHIRSRGTGSSKSSTGSKTPTVAGEPGTQLGSDQHLELQSTGGPSQVLTAHATEQVHNVSEVAGVNPLGQSAGVHLSETKKALNTTPVSGSSDKMEIDDNSNYFAVTMEDLFPEDVKQEDVQDPKIEEAIDPKDADMLEFDRFVAQGCLNKDNVDKSKAAKIAPEAQSVIGSQKKQLKTLPTVGKSNPVFAGPPATAKKTKAPIPQGGMSSGIVGVLNRSLGGKAPAPATTGTQSTVQKQQSMSSKGNLLVPKNVAPGTVTPANNRANTAVNGASKVNPPASQKPA, from the exons ATGAAAAAGGAGTTCCCCGGCCAAGCGCCGACGAGTCGGTTACACTCCGagatggacgcggcggcggccggcggcggcggggcggcgaaACGGAAGCGCAGCTTCTCCGAGGACGACGCCTACCTCATCCTGCACAG GTACCAGCCGGCGACGATCCTGACGATGCTGCAGGAGATGGGGAAGCAGGTGGGCGCGGGGAAGGGGATCGACTGGAGGGCGCTGGTGCGGAGGACGAGCACCGGGATCACCTCCGCGCGCGAGTACCAGATGCTGTGGCGCCACCTCGCCTACGGCCACGAGTTCGTCGAGAGCGTCGAGCCCGCCTCCCTGCCGCTG GACGATGGGAGTGATCTAGAATGTGAGATTGAGATTGTCCCTGCTCCGGGTAATGAAGCATTAGCTGAGGCCACATCGTTTGCCAAG ACTATTATCACCGGATCTTCACGTGAACAAACCTCTGGTCAACGTGTCAACTCAGAAGCTGCTGCGCTAAACACTCCAAATGAAAAGATAGTGCGTGTTCCATCTGATAAACAGCTTGTGCCTGGTCACCGTCTAACAAACGGTACAGGTCCGGTTTCCAGCTCAAAGCAGCCCTCCCACACAGGCTCATCTCCTGATCCTTTGGACCCTAATGGAcatcccaaaaagaaaaagaagcctAAACCATGGTCCAGAGAGGAGGACATGGAACTAGGAGCAGGTGTACAGAAGCATGGTGAAGGAAATTGGATGGAAATTCTGCATAAATATAAATTTGATAGTTCAAGGACGCATCTTCAACTTCAACAG agatggGCGCTTATTTGCAAGCGTCAGGGGTCAACCAAGCCTGCTACCCCTAAAATACCCAATGTTATGTCGGAGGAACTAAAGGCAGCACAAAAAGCATTTTCATTGGCCATTGGGACGACCAGATCGTCTACATTAAGACCAG GAGGTGTGCCACATCACAATCCAATGGTTACTACTATGACTCCTGAGGTGAAATCTGTTACAGCACCTTCACCATTGCCGGTACCGGTGCATGTTGTTCCGGTGCCTGTTCCAGTGCAACCAGTACAAGTGCAGTTACCACCACCTCAGTTGCATCAAGCACCTGCGCAATCTGCACCTCCACCTCCAAAAGTGTCAAATGCTTCAAATAAGTCACGAAATAATTCTAAGAAACAAGTTGCCCAATCAATTCCTGTGAATGGCCCTTTGTCGATACAAGAGGCAGCTCTTGCTGCTGGTGGGCGAATTGCCGAACCAAGTGTTGCCACCAATTTTTTAAAAGCTGCACAGTCCACAAAAGCTGTGCACATAAGATCTCGAGGAACAGGATCTTCAAAATCTTCTACGGGATCTAAAACACCTACTGTGGCTGGTGAACCTGGGACACAGCTTGGCAGTGATCAACACCTAGAATTACAAAGTACTGGTGGTCCATCTCAAGTTTTGACTGCACATGCAACTGAACAAGTTCATAATGTTTCAGAAGTCGCTGGGGTTAATCCTCTGGGACAATCCGCTGGAGTGCATTTATCAGAAACTAAGAAAGCACTGAACACCACACCAGTGTCTGGATCTTCTGACAAAATGGAAATAGATGACAACTCTAATTATTTTGCAGTCACAATGGAGGACTTGTTCCCTGAGGATGTGAAGCAGGAAGATGTTCAAGATCCCAAGATTGAGGAGGCCATAGACCCCAAGGATGCAGACATGTTAGAATTTGATCGCTTTGTGGCCCAAGGATGCTTAAATAAGGATAATGTGGATAAGAGCAAGGCTGCCAAGATTGCTCCAGAAGCTCAAAGCGTTATTGGCAGCCAGAAAAAACAGCTGAAGACGCTGCCCACAGTTGGCAAAAGCAACCCTGTATTTGCTGGACCTCCAGCAACTGCGAAAAAGACCAAAGCTCCAATTCCACAGGGTGGGATGTCTAGCGGCATAGTTGGCGTGCTGAATAGATCATTAGGAGGGAAGGCACCTGCTCCTGCTACCACAGGCACCCAAAGTACTGTCCAGAAGCAGCAAAGCATGAGCTCAAAGGGCAACTTGTTAGTGCCCAAGAATGTGGCGCCTGGCACCGTAACACCAGCCAACAACCGGGCCAACACAGCGGTGAACGGGGCTAGCAAGGTGAATCCACCAGCCAGCCAGAAGCCAGCCTAA